In the genome of Marinomonas algicola, the window AGCCGAACTTGCGGTAATTAAGCTCGCCCATGACTTGGGGTTGATGGCTTGAAAGCTAGCCGCTTGGAGTACGCTCATAGGCTTAAGGTGGCTGTTTGTGTTGTGTATTTTTGCCGTCGCGATTTTTATAGACATATAAATAATATAACCCGCCGCCATAATAGTGCATACCTTGTGCATATATGGCCAGATTTTAAATAACTCTCCGAGTCCTAGTAGAATGGTTATATGCAATATTGTCATTCCTAAGCGGATTCCAATTACGTGTGGCAGTGTTTTTTTTATGCCAAAGTGCGCACCAGAATGAGCTAATAAAATATTATTCGGACCTGGTGTCATTGTGCTTATTAAGCAAAAGAGTATGAGTGCAGGTGTTAACTCGAGTAGTGCGCTATCCATATAACAATCCCAAAATAAATAATTGTATTGATACAATTAATGTTGTAATGTGATTTTATATTCTCATTTAATACAATTTTGGGCAATTATTTTATTGTTATGGATACAATTTTTAATTTCACGAAAAATGACTTTTTTCAGGTATGTTCGAAGCTTCCAAAATATAAGGCTCTGGTGTTTTTGATTGAGCAAGCTATTCATTCTAAAGAACTACAGCACAAACAAAAGCTCCCCCCTCAGAGAGTGTTAGCGGATCAACTAGGCATTACGCACGGTACGGTTACAAGAGCTTATGATTTGCTTGAAAAAAAAGGATTGGTAGAAGCAAAGCTTGGTGCTGGAACTTATGTGAATGCGTCAGCTAGTGTCTTTTTAGATGAAAAGCTGGTTAAGGAATATGACTTTGCCTCCAGTATGCAACCAATGCTTGGTCAGCAATTTCTTGTTAAAGATGCTCTAAATGATCTTTCTGATGATTTGAGGTCAATAGAAGAGGTTATGAATTATTTCCCTAAAGGGATTCAAAAGCATAAAAAAATTGTTGCATCATGGCTTGCAACGAAAAAAATTGAAACAGTCGCAACGGATATCGCTTTTACTCAAGGTGCGCAGCAAGGAATTTATACTTGTCTTAATATTCTTTCTCAACAAGGAGATTACGTTTTGCATGAAGAGTTGGCTTACCCCGGCTTTTTTCGTGCGGCTGAGGCGAATAAACTGAAAACTATAGAGGTTCCATTAACGAGTGAGGGCTTGGATTTAGTCTCATTGGAAAAATATTGTCAGGAATTTAAACCGAAGTTGCTGTATATCACGCCAAACATTCAAAATCCAACAAATATTAAATACTCAAATGCGCAGTTAGACTGTATTGCAAAATTGAGCATAAAATACCAGTTTTATATAATTGAAGACGATGTAAATTATT includes:
- a CDS encoding LysE family translocator, with amino-acid sequence MDSALLELTPALILFCLISTMTPGPNNILLAHSGAHFGIKKTLPHVIGIRLGMTILHITILLGLGELFKIWPYMHKVCTIMAAGYIIYMSIKIATAKIHNTNSHLKPMSVLQAASFQAINPKSWASLITASSAFTLNGDLFWPSALLGIIMFNIATLPGSFMWITIGKLVSARLQQPKFHRIFNSIMGVLLLSTLPMIFI
- a CDS encoding PLP-dependent aminotransferase family protein, coding for MDTIFNFTKNDFFQVCSKLPKYKALVFLIEQAIHSKELQHKQKLPPQRVLADQLGITHGTVTRAYDLLEKKGLVEAKLGAGTYVNASASVFLDEKLVKEYDFASSMQPMLGQQFLVKDALNDLSDDLRSIEEVMNYFPKGIQKHKKIVASWLATKKIETVATDIAFTQGAQQGIYTCLNILSQQGDYVLHEELAYPGFFRAAEANKLKTIEVPLTSEGLDLVSLEKYCQEFKPKLLYITPNIQNPTNIKYSNAQLDCIAKLSIKYQFYIIEDDVNYCLPENWSIPLQQKIPDRVFYLSSLSKYVAGGLRVAYALVPKAWQQAFNLNIHSQCWMVSTLSTELATRFLLEKTFLYNQFQLEEEMRFRQQAFEDFLKKHALTARRGGLNIWLTLPSYINAHQFNNFLALKKIKVRVADLFRSPKSSLPSVNCLRISLGGFNTRADFNEGLDEFEKALMEFNDQQDIVI